A stretch of Paenibacillus sp. URB8-2 DNA encodes these proteins:
- the nikB gene encoding nickel ABC transporter permease — MLSYVVKRVLQMIPTLLGVSLLCFIIIHSVPGDPAHLIAGVDATDEQVQSVREQLGLDRPLLEQYFNYVSNLVKGDLGESMQSERPVLEEIMTRFPNTILLTVFSVVIMVIIGLFAGILSATKPNSIRDNVTMMFSLFGISMPVFWFGTMLILLFSYYWPLLPSGGSSGFQHFILPSIVLGLSSSGVLARLTRSSILEVIHQDFIRTARAKGVKERLVIYKHTLKNALIPIITIIGLEFGTLLGGAVLTETVFSMNGLGRFIIQSIEFRDYPAVQGCILFVATIFVVVNLVVDLCYSAVDPRIRYE, encoded by the coding sequence TTGTTAAGCTATGTCGTCAAACGGGTGCTGCAAATGATTCCGACCTTGCTGGGCGTATCCCTCCTCTGCTTCATCATCATCCACTCGGTTCCGGGGGATCCGGCGCATTTGATCGCGGGAGTCGATGCGACGGACGAGCAGGTGCAGAGCGTCAGGGAACAACTGGGTCTGGACCGGCCGTTACTCGAGCAGTATTTCAACTACGTGTCCAATCTGGTCAAGGGCGATCTGGGCGAGTCGATGCAATCCGAGCGTCCGGTCCTCGAGGAAATTATGACGAGGTTTCCTAACACAATCCTGCTGACGGTGTTTTCCGTTGTCATTATGGTGATCATCGGCCTGTTTGCAGGCATCCTCTCCGCGACGAAGCCGAACAGCATCCGGGATAATGTGACGATGATGTTCTCGCTGTTCGGCATATCGATGCCGGTGTTCTGGTTCGGAACGATGCTCATTCTGTTGTTTTCCTATTACTGGCCCCTGCTTCCTTCTGGAGGAAGCAGCGGGTTCCAACATTTCATTCTTCCGTCTATCGTCCTGGGGCTGTCCTCCTCCGGTGTGCTGGCCAGGCTAACCCGCTCCAGCATCCTGGAGGTGATTCATCAGGATTTTATCCGTACCGCGCGCGCCAAAGGGGTCAAGGAAAGGCTCGTTATCTATAAGCACACCTTGAAAAATGCGCTCATTCCGATCATTACGATCATCGGCTTGGAGTTTGGCACTTTGCTCGGCGGCGCCGTTCTGACAGAGACGGTATTCTCGATGAACGGACTTGGGCGGTTTATTATCCAATCCATCGAGTTCCGGGATTATCCGGCTGTTCAGGGCTGCATTTTGTTCGTCGCGACGATCTTCGTCGTTGTCAATCTCGTAGTTGACCTGTGTTACAGCGCAGTGGACCCCAGAATCAGGTATGAGTAG
- the nikC gene encoding nickel transporter permease — protein sequence MSKSSILLMSRETEDPVYHRRSPWTLMIQRFKKNKRAIVGLWMVVIFVCIAIFARWLAPYDPIAQNMQIILNAPSLSHPFGTDEYGRDILSRVIYGAQISLMVGVVGVLISIVFGVALGTVSGYFGGKADILIMRIMDVFMAFPSFLLALAIVSVLGPGMVNVMIAIGIFSIPAFARISRSSVLSVTGKEYIETAKSMGSGHMRIIFKHVIPNSIAPIIVLSSMRIATAILTASGLSFLGMGAQPPTPELGAMLSSGRDYLRSDPHVSTIPGLAIMFMVLAFNMLGDGIRDALDPKMKL from the coding sequence ATGAGTAAGAGCTCAATCCTTCTGATGAGCCGAGAAACAGAGGACCCTGTATATCATCGGCGCTCGCCGTGGACATTGATGATTCAGAGGTTCAAAAAAAATAAACGCGCCATCGTAGGATTATGGATGGTTGTCATCTTTGTATGTATCGCAATTTTCGCGAGATGGTTAGCGCCGTATGATCCGATTGCGCAAAATATGCAGATTATATTGAACGCTCCTTCGCTGAGCCATCCGTTCGGGACGGATGAATACGGCCGGGACATTCTATCGCGGGTGATTTACGGAGCGCAAATCTCCTTGATGGTTGGAGTTGTCGGGGTGCTGATTTCCATCGTATTCGGTGTGGCTCTCGGCACAGTTTCGGGTTACTTCGGCGGCAAAGCCGACATTTTGATTATGCGGATTATGGATGTGTTCATGGCGTTTCCAAGCTTCCTGCTTGCGCTCGCTATTGTCAGCGTACTCGGCCCGGGCATGGTGAATGTGATGATCGCGATCGGCATCTTCTCGATTCCCGCCTTTGCGAGGATTTCCCGCAGCTCCGTCCTGTCGGTGACCGGCAAAGAGTACATTGAGACGGCGAAATCGATGGGCTCGGGTCATATGCGCATCATTTTCAAGCATGTGATTCCGAACAGTATCGCTCCAATTATAGTCTTGTCCTCGATGCGTATAGCGACGGCCATTCTTACAGCCTCTGGACTAAGCTTTCTCGGTATGGGCGCCCAGCCGCCGACGCCGGAGCTGGGGGCGATGCTGAGCTCGGGCCGGGATTATTTAAGATCCGATCCTCATGTCAGCACGATCCCCGGCTTGGCCATCATGTTTATGGTCTTGGCCTTTAATATGCTGGGAGACGGGATACGGGACGCGCTCGATCCGAAAATGAAGCTGTAA
- a CDS encoding ABC transporter ATP-binding protein, producing the protein MERELLAIKGLKTYFYTDEGVVPAVDGVDITIREGQTVGVVGESGSGKSVTSLTAMRLTPGKVMEGSILFDGKDLLALSEQQMQDVRGNEMAMIFQEPMTSLNPVFTVGQQIGEAVRIHLKYSKKQARARSIEMLKLVGIPRPEQIVDEYPHRLSGGMRQRVMIAMAMACNPKLLIADEPTTALDVTIQAQILNLMKELKSAHGTAILLITHDLGVVAEMCDRVVVMYGGKVVEESDVITLFTEPKHPYTQGLMKSMPTLDSEETRLYSIKGSVPAPGSLRGGCHFAPRCEFAMEVCRRQEPLLTEIGQGHFTRCWLHASGEGEESP; encoded by the coding sequence TTGGAACGTGAACTGCTGGCGATAAAAGGGCTCAAGACTTATTTTTATACGGATGAAGGGGTGGTTCCGGCCGTTGACGGCGTAGACATCACCATCCGGGAAGGGCAGACCGTAGGCGTTGTCGGAGAGTCCGGCTCAGGAAAAAGCGTCACCTCCTTAACGGCGATGCGCTTAACCCCGGGGAAAGTAATGGAAGGCTCCATTCTGTTTGACGGCAAAGATCTGCTCGCTTTATCCGAGCAGCAAATGCAGGATGTCCGGGGCAATGAAATGGCGATGATCTTTCAAGAGCCGATGACTTCGCTGAATCCTGTGTTTACAGTCGGGCAGCAGATTGGAGAAGCGGTCAGGATTCATTTAAAGTACAGCAAGAAGCAGGCTAGAGCCCGGTCCATCGAGATGCTGAAGCTGGTCGGCATCCCGAGACCGGAACAGATTGTCGACGAGTATCCCCACCGTCTGTCCGGAGGGATGAGGCAGAGGGTAATGATCGCGATGGCCATGGCGTGCAATCCCAAGCTCTTGATTGCCGATGAGCCGACAACCGCGCTCGATGTAACGATTCAGGCGCAAATTCTGAACTTGATGAAAGAGCTGAAATCGGCGCACGGTACGGCGATTCTGCTCATTACGCATGATCTTGGCGTTGTGGCGGAAATGTGCGACCGCGTGGTGGTTATGTACGGAGGCAAGGTTGTGGAAGAAAGCGACGTGATAACGCTCTTTACAGAGCCGAAGCATCCCTATACGCAAGGGTTGATGAAGTCGATGCCGACGCTGGACTCGGAGGAGACGCGGCTTTACTCGATCAAGGGAAGCGTGCCGGCTCCCGGCAGCTTGCGGGGGGGATGCCATTTTGCTCCCCGCTGCGAATTTGCGATGGAGGTCTGCCGCAGACAGGAGCCGCTGCTTACGGAAATCGGGCAGGGACACTTCACAAGATGCTGGCTCCATGCATCCGGGGAAGGGGAGGAATCGCCATGA
- a CDS encoding ABC transporter ATP-binding protein encodes MRQSLVEVRNLKKYFSIKKGIFGRTAGHVRAVDGLDFTIYKGETLGLVGESGCGKSTTGRTLLQLLHPTEGQVYYQGRNLVGLSPAELRKVRKDMQMVFQDPYASLDPRLTVFDIIAEPLEIHNVTQGKEKIRRVEELLNTVGLSGYHAKRYVHEFSGGQRQRIGIARALALNPMLIVADEPVSALDVSIQSQVINLMQDLQEQFDLTYLFIAHDLSVVKHISTRIGVMYLGRLVELADKRDLFDSPKHPYTRALLSAVPSPSPLIKKERIVLQGDVPSPANPPAGCTFHPRCSECMEICKTDKPELRKVEGRYVACHLYS; translated from the coding sequence ATGAGGCAGTCTTTGGTTGAGGTCAGAAATTTAAAGAAGTATTTTTCGATTAAAAAAGGGATCTTTGGCCGGACCGCAGGCCATGTCAGAGCGGTGGACGGACTGGATTTCACGATTTATAAGGGGGAAACCCTCGGTTTGGTGGGGGAAAGCGGCTGCGGTAAGTCTACAACGGGAAGAACGCTTCTCCAACTGCTCCATCCGACGGAAGGCCAGGTCTATTATCAGGGAAGAAATCTGGTAGGCCTGTCTCCGGCCGAACTCCGGAAGGTCCGCAAGGATATGCAGATGGTATTTCAGGACCCGTACGCTTCCCTCGATCCCCGCCTTACGGTCTTCGATATTATTGCCGAGCCGCTGGAGATTCACAACGTTACCCAAGGAAAGGAAAAAATACGGCGGGTCGAGGAACTGCTGAATACCGTCGGCTTAAGCGGCTACCATGCCAAGCGGTATGTGCATGAGTTCAGCGGCGGACAGCGGCAGCGGATCGGGATTGCCCGGGCGCTGGCGCTAAACCCCATGCTGATTGTCGCCGACGAGCCGGTATCCGCCCTGGACGTATCCATTCAGTCCCAGGTCATTAATCTGATGCAGGATCTGCAGGAGCAATTTGATTTGACGTATTTATTTATCGCCCATGATTTAAGTGTGGTGAAGCATATCAGCACCCGGATCGGCGTGATGTACTTAGGAAGGCTGGTGGAGCTGGCCGACAAGCGGGACCTGTTCGATTCCCCCAAGCATCCGTATACCCGGGCTTTATTGTCAGCCGTCCCGTCGCCGAGTCCGTTAATCAAAAAGGAGCGGATTGTGCTGCAAGGGGATGTTCCAAGCCCGGCCAATCCTCCTGCGGGCTGCACATTCCACCCGAGATGCAGCGAATGCATGGAGATATGCAAGACGGACAAGCCGGAGCTTAGGAAAGTGGAGGGGCGATACGTCGCCTGTCATTTGTACTCTTAA
- a CDS encoding alpha/beta hydrolase, with the protein MRLDGQPSITPASGATSLYACQYDQRFSYCAYIPSSSNDTGPRRRPLLVVIHGTDRSAQRYRDEFQDFADSTGAVVLAPLFPAGIGEPGELNSYKMIKYRDIRFDRVLLAIIEEFTARYGISQRQFLLFGFSGGGQFVHRFFYLHPDRLLGVSVAAPGNVTLLDPFMDWFTGTRDFKEEFGMDLPIEEMRHVPAQLVIGSEDNQRLPSGKEHPFWLPGVEIAGNTRLERIRSLRDNWTSNGIRVRYDEVPGAAHEGIKLLSPVKDFLAETLNANDNHFK; encoded by the coding sequence ATGAGATTAGACGGACAGCCATCGATAACGCCGGCAAGCGGCGCAACTTCGTTATATGCATGCCAATACGATCAAAGGTTTTCTTACTGTGCCTATATTCCAAGCTCATCTAACGATACCGGCCCGCGGCGGCGCCCGCTGCTCGTCGTGATTCACGGGACGGACCGTTCCGCTCAGCGGTACAGGGACGAGTTTCAGGATTTTGCCGACAGCACCGGCGCCGTTGTCCTGGCGCCGCTCTTTCCGGCAGGCATCGGAGAACCGGGAGAACTGAACTCATACAAGATGATTAAGTACCGTGACATTCGTTTCGACCGCGTATTGCTGGCGATCATTGAAGAGTTTACGGCCCGATATGGAATTTCGCAGCGGCAATTCCTGCTGTTCGGCTTTTCCGGCGGCGGACAATTTGTTCACCGTTTCTTTTACCTTCATCCTGACAGGCTGCTGGGGGTATCGGTTGCCGCCCCGGGTAACGTTACGCTGCTTGATCCCTTCATGGATTGGTTTACGGGAACCCGCGACTTTAAGGAAGAATTCGGTATGGATCTCCCCATAGAGGAGATGCGCCATGTTCCCGCCCAATTGGTGATTGGAAGCGAAGATAACCAAAGGCTGCCCAGTGGCAAGGAGCATCCCTTTTGGCTTCCGGGCGTTGAGATTGCCGGGAATACGCGGCTGGAACGAATCCGGTCGCTGAGGGATAATTGGACATCGAATGGGATTCGCGTCCGGTATGATGAAGTTCCGGGCGCTGCCCATGAAGGCATCAAGCTGTTGTCTCCTGTGAAAGATTTTCTGGCGGAAACATTGAATGCGAATGACAACCATTTCAAATGA
- a CDS encoding PepSY-associated TM helix domain-containing protein, with translation MQIRKVILKIHLILSLLAGLFIVVLSLTGSVLVFKNELTQTMYPELFKVTKGERISYQDAQKSILAQYPEAQFLRIYTPDEPVTGGAFLFWINNDGERVYVYLDPATGNILGTLDESAFPNKLSVFHRNLLLEKYHGFEIVGIVGFMFTFILISGLYLWWPGIKSMAQGFKRRKASNPYIKKNDLHRLIGIYSIPVLLIIAFTGAVYPFSEKILGWFGTGWTPPAQKLAVQVKPEGRLPVDELVRLAEQTTPNSKATLIILPTKPEKNIDIRLTRFYDPGAGHTGNVKVWMDPYNGKVLEKWDPKINNVFYQTWVFPLHVGSYGGIITKVLYSIVGLMPSILMFTGIYIWQYKKRRRKKQQAEVQLNAS, from the coding sequence ATGCAGATTAGAAAAGTAATCCTCAAAATTCATCTGATTCTAAGCTTGTTGGCCGGGCTATTCATTGTCGTTCTCTCCTTGACAGGCAGCGTTCTCGTATTTAAAAACGAGCTTACCCAAACCATGTATCCGGAGCTGTTTAAAGTGACCAAAGGGGAGAGGATTTCTTATCAGGATGCACAAAAGTCCATTTTGGCCCAATATCCCGAAGCGCAGTTTCTGAGAATTTACACCCCCGATGAACCGGTTACAGGCGGCGCGTTCCTGTTCTGGATCAATAATGATGGCGAAAGGGTGTATGTATATTTGGACCCTGCCACCGGGAACATACTCGGAACGCTGGATGAGAGCGCCTTTCCCAATAAGCTAAGCGTGTTTCATCGTAATTTACTGCTGGAAAAGTATCACGGGTTTGAGATTGTCGGGATCGTCGGCTTCATGTTCACGTTCATTCTCATATCGGGTCTTTACTTATGGTGGCCGGGAATCAAAAGTATGGCGCAGGGCTTCAAACGAAGGAAGGCCTCGAATCCGTATATTAAAAAGAATGACCTTCACCGGTTAATCGGGATTTATTCCATCCCTGTCCTCTTGATCATTGCATTCACCGGCGCCGTTTATCCGTTTAGCGAGAAGATATTAGGCTGGTTCGGCACAGGCTGGACGCCGCCGGCCCAAAAACTTGCCGTTCAAGTTAAGCCCGAAGGCAGGCTGCCTGTGGACGAGCTGGTCCGGCTTGCCGAACAGACCACACCGAACAGCAAAGCAACCCTCATTATTCTGCCTACTAAACCGGAGAAGAACATTGATATCCGTCTAACCCGTTTCTACGATCCCGGAGCCGGACATACCGGAAATGTGAAGGTGTGGATGGACCCGTACAACGGAAAGGTGCTGGAAAAATGGGACCCCAAAATCAATAACGTGTTTTACCAAACGTGGGTATTTCCTCTGCACGTCGGCTCTTATGGAGGGATAATAACCAAAGTCTTGTACTCCATCGTCGGTTTGATGCCTTCCATATTGATGTTTACCGGTATCTATATCTGGCAGTATAAAAAAAGACGGCGAAAAAAACAGCAGGCCGAGGTTCAGCTGAACGCGTCGTAA
- a CDS encoding DUF1284 domain-containing protein, whose amino-acid sequence MTIRLRGHHLLCLLGYRGMGYSADFCVNMTGIYETLRTKPDTRIEIVTGVDDICRAYPPDQDNHCDGTVHELDQAVLTKLGLAPGYQGEWREVCGYVARQVEPSDIENLCVTCPWKSYGVCQEGVKLVREGLPLPKIEP is encoded by the coding sequence GTGACGATACGACTGCGCGGGCACCATCTGCTCTGCCTGCTGGGATACCGCGGGATGGGATATTCCGCGGATTTTTGCGTGAACATGACGGGGATTTATGAGACCCTTCGAACGAAGCCGGATACCCGGATCGAAATTGTCACAGGCGTAGACGATATTTGCCGTGCGTATCCGCCGGATCAAGATAATCATTGTGATGGAACTGTGCATGAACTCGATCAGGCGGTTTTGACCAAGCTCGGACTTGCGCCCGGCTATCAGGGAGAGTGGCGGGAGGTGTGCGGGTATGTAGCCAGGCAGGTGGAGCCTTCCGACATCGAGAATTTATGCGTAACCTGTCCGTGGAAATCATATGGGGTATGCCAAGAGGGCGTGAAGCTCGTTAGAGAAGGACTGCCGCTGCCCAAGATTGAGCCATAG